From one Thalassobaculum sp. OXR-137 genomic stretch:
- a CDS encoding DUF2817 domain-containing protein: MDLLTSVAGSFAETYGEAREKFLAALAATGTAPRVYANPNTGPTGEDLACETAWIGPEDARKVFVVISATHGVEGFCGSGIQVDWLKDDGPARLPENTAVLLVHALNCHGFAWWRRVTEEGCDLNRNFIDFGKQIPANPGHDELVDAFVPDSLDTATLAAGEARIAAWRKEHGELAFQSARKAGQYKHAHSVFFGGFEETWSRRTLAQIFKDYRLGDRAVVSVVDVHTGLGPHGYGEPICGHKRGTVGLERVLSMYGDSTGLPAEGQSFSIPLHGTQREFWAPRLGDRYTYVALEFGTYNTERGRKALRADHWLHNQGAVDWNDPKTREIKMEIRTQYYPATDAWKEMVLWRGRQVLRQTLDGLARFS, encoded by the coding sequence ATGGATCTGCTCACCTCCGTCGCCGGCAGCTTCGCCGAGACCTACGGCGAGGCCCGCGAGAAGTTTCTCGCCGCCCTGGCCGCCACCGGGACCGCGCCCCGCGTCTACGCCAACCCGAACACGGGTCCGACCGGCGAGGATCTCGCCTGCGAGACCGCCTGGATCGGCCCCGAAGACGCCAGGAAGGTCTTCGTCGTGATCAGCGCCACCCACGGGGTGGAGGGATTCTGCGGCAGCGGCATCCAGGTCGACTGGCTGAAGGACGACGGCCCCGCCCGGCTGCCGGAGAACACCGCCGTCCTGCTGGTGCACGCGCTGAACTGCCACGGCTTCGCCTGGTGGCGCCGGGTGACCGAGGAAGGCTGCGACCTCAACCGGAACTTCATCGACTTCGGCAAGCAGATCCCGGCCAATCCGGGCCATGACGAGTTGGTCGATGCCTTCGTGCCGGACTCCCTCGACACCGCGACCCTCGCCGCCGGCGAGGCGCGGATCGCCGCCTGGCGCAAGGAGCACGGCGAACTCGCCTTCCAGTCGGCCCGCAAGGCCGGCCAGTACAAACATGCCCATTCGGTCTTCTTCGGCGGTTTCGAGGAGACCTGGTCGCGCCGGACCCTGGCGCAGATCTTCAAGGACTATCGCCTGGGCGACCGGGCGGTCGTCAGCGTCGTCGACGTGCATACCGGCCTCGGCCCGCACGGCTATGGCGAGCCGATCTGCGGCCACAAGCGCGGCACCGTCGGGCTGGAGCGGGTCCTGTCCATGTACGGCGATTCCACCGGCCTGCCGGCGGAGGGCCAGTCCTTCTCGATCCCCCTGCACGGGACCCAACGCGAGTTCTGGGCCCCGCGGCTGGGCGACCGCTACACCTATGTCGCCCTGGAATTCGGCACCTACAACACCGAGCGCGGCCGCAAGGCCCTGCGCGCCGACCACTGGCTGCACAACCAGGGCGCGGTCGACTGGAACGACCCGAAGACCCGCGAGATCAAGATGGAGATCCGCACCCAGTACTATCCGGCGACGGATGCCTGGAAGGAGATGGTGCTGTGGCGCGGCCGGCAGGTTCTGCGCCAGACCCTGGACGGGCTGGCTCGGTTCTCCTGA
- a CDS encoding ParA family protein, with the protein MRILASYNIKGGVGKTATAVNLAHVAALRGHRVLVIDLDPQGAASFYFRVKTKVKGGGKGLVSGKRDLDDMIKATDHENLDLIPADFRFRNLDLLLEAEKKSTRRLRKLLKPLGDDYDVIVLDCPPSVSLVSEAVFEAADALVIPLIPTTLSLRTYDQLEAFKDEQKIKGLKLLPFFSMVDRRKAMHREIIESFPKTHKNVLGVAIPYASAVERMGVEREPLTAFAPRTAVAGAYRALWDAVDAATG; encoded by the coding sequence ATGCGGATCCTGGCGAGCTACAACATCAAGGGCGGCGTGGGAAAGACGGCGACGGCGGTGAACCTGGCCCATGTGGCGGCCCTGCGCGGCCACCGGGTGCTGGTGATCGACCTCGACCCCCAGGGGGCGGCGAGCTTCTACTTCCGGGTCAAGACCAAGGTAAAAGGCGGCGGCAAGGGCCTGGTCAGCGGCAAGCGCGACCTGGACGACATGATCAAGGCGACCGACCACGAGAATCTCGATCTGATCCCGGCCGACTTCCGCTTCCGCAATCTCGACCTGCTGCTGGAGGCGGAGAAGAAGTCGACCCGCCGCCTGCGCAAGCTGCTGAAGCCGCTGGGCGACGACTACGACGTGATCGTGCTCGACTGCCCGCCCAGCGTCTCGCTGGTGTCGGAGGCGGTGTTCGAGGCGGCAGACGCGCTGGTCATCCCGCTGATCCCGACCACCCTGTCCCTGCGCACCTACGACCAGTTGGAGGCGTTCAAGGACGAGCAGAAGATCAAGGGGCTGAAGCTGCTGCCCTTCTTCTCCATGGTCGACCGCCGCAAGGCCATGCACCGCGAGATCATCGAGAGCTTCCCCAAGACCCACAAGAACGTGCTGGGGGTGGCCATCCCCTATGCCAGCGCGGTGGAACGCATGGGCGTGGAACGGGAGCCGCTGACCGCCTTCGCGCCGCGCACAGCGGTCGCCGGCGCCTATCGCGCGCTCTGGGACG
- a CDS encoding sterol desaturase family protein: MNVVLGASRVLLWPGLFALCLVPVGIGLSAGTPALAFNVTYLALAAVLAGLERLLPYERRWLEMDDQLLPDLLHTVLTKGFVQVVVLMTAVIGAADLIAADGGAWWPRAWPMAVQVVVGLVVVEFGLYWPHRLSHEWPFLWRFHAVHHSVERLWFFNTGRFHLVDTVVSLVFGQVLLVLAGAPGDVVIWTGAVTAFIGILTHCNVDMRTGWLDYVFNTPRLHRWHHSRDPREGNSNYGENLMLFDLLFGTYLRPERRPPADIGIDGPMPAGFLGQLAQPFRRT, encoded by the coding sequence ATGAATGTCGTGCTTGGAGCCTCCCGGGTCCTGCTGTGGCCGGGACTGTTCGCCCTCTGTCTTGTCCCGGTCGGGATCGGCCTGTCCGCCGGCACGCCTGCCCTGGCGTTCAACGTCACCTATCTGGCCCTGGCGGCGGTTCTGGCGGGGTTGGAGCGGCTGCTGCCCTATGAGCGGCGCTGGCTGGAGATGGACGATCAGCTTCTGCCGGACCTGCTGCATACGGTGTTGACCAAAGGCTTCGTGCAGGTGGTTGTGCTGATGACCGCCGTGATCGGCGCCGCCGACCTGATCGCCGCCGATGGCGGCGCCTGGTGGCCGCGGGCCTGGCCGATGGCGGTCCAGGTGGTCGTCGGCCTCGTCGTCGTCGAGTTCGGTCTGTATTGGCCGCACCGGCTATCGCACGAATGGCCGTTCCTGTGGCGCTTCCACGCGGTGCACCATTCGGTCGAGCGGCTCTGGTTCTTCAATACCGGCCGCTTCCATCTGGTCGACACGGTGGTCAGCCTCGTCTTCGGCCAGGTCCTGCTGGTCCTGGCGGGGGCGCCGGGCGACGTGGTCATCTGGACCGGGGCGGTGACCGCCTTCATCGGCATCCTCACCCACTGCAACGTCGACATGCGCACCGGGTGGCTGGACTACGTGTTCAACACGCCACGCCTGCACCGCTGGCATCACAGCCGCGACCCGCGCGAGGGGAACAGCAATTACGGCGAGAACCTGATGCTGTTCGACCTGCTGTTCGGCACCTATCTGCGGCCCGAGCGCCGACCGCCGGCGGATATCGGGATCGACGGGCCGATGCCGGCCGGCTTCCTCGGCCAGCTCGCCCAGCCGTTCCGGCGGACCTGA
- a CDS encoding DUF4174 domain-containing protein, giving the protein MTLAGAGLLALTAGPAEAAPLDKYRWKRRLLLVFAPVKPHPNLVVQRQRLKEAADGLKEREVTVIEVVQDSVFVDGKLAIELNAKNLRKQFDTTIVEFNVVLIGKDGAEKLRRDEAVQVSDLFKTIDSMPMRQQEMRQRGQKT; this is encoded by the coding sequence TTGACGCTGGCGGGAGCCGGATTGCTGGCCCTGACGGCCGGACCGGCCGAGGCCGCACCGCTCGACAAGTACCGCTGGAAGCGCCGCCTGCTGCTGGTCTTCGCGCCGGTGAAGCCGCATCCCAATCTGGTGGTCCAGCGCCAGCGGCTGAAGGAGGCCGCGGACGGGCTGAAGGAGCGGGAGGTCACCGTCATCGAGGTGGTTCAGGACTCGGTCTTCGTCGACGGCAAGCTCGCGATCGAGCTGAACGCCAAGAACCTTCGCAAACAGTTCGACACCACGATTGTCGAGTTCAACGTGGTGCTGATCGGCAAGGACGGCGCGGAGAAGCTGCGCCGGGACGAGGCGGTGCAGGTCAGCGACCTGTTCAAGACGATCGATTCCATGCCGATGCGCCAGCAGGAGATGCGCCAGCGCGGCCAGAAGACCTGA
- a CDS encoding CHAD domain-containing protein, whose amino-acid sequence MPPPVHAYTVPKDWPAEAWSETVDRVRGSLAADPPATRVLTVSLRDTANRRLTRQGWLLTCTAGEDDRESWTLADPDGGTVASDRIAPPSPSFAGDLPDGALRSALDDLSRGGFLHPVAAFSVQEITTVLRDDQGKIRCRLRLTRAAESDRAEADLCVLALKGYEADAQRVADHIELDLGWQPAPRPALARLVSRTAPVPGRPGADLRADDPAGPVMREILSAELDVLEDRLPGVIADRHPDYLHQFRVAVRRTRSALSQLSHAIALEGRAEAVEGFRWLGQVTSPQRDLDVQLQDLADRRAQTPGDPSALAPLERHLQRLKTASHRDLVLTLSGARFQTLIARWRDSLSPSSANWTATEPLRAPFAETVSARGATLLRKVLRDGRRIGPDSEAERLHDLRKRMKKLRYVAEFLAEVLPREKTKPAIKALKGLQEVLGRVQDREVQVEALHGYGRDLAGRKGVSAETLMAIGAWSEELDRDRREARAEFADAFRTFSAPDTQALFATLFDGHTGPDAFGGGKSHKRARKEG is encoded by the coding sequence ATGCCACCGCCTGTCCACGCTTATACCGTCCCCAAGGACTGGCCGGCCGAGGCCTGGAGCGAAACGGTCGACCGGGTTCGCGGGTCGCTCGCCGCCGATCCGCCCGCCACGCGGGTCCTGACAGTCAGTCTACGCGACACCGCCAACCGCCGGCTGACCCGCCAGGGCTGGCTTCTGACCTGTACCGCCGGCGAGGACGACCGGGAGAGCTGGACGCTCGCCGACCCGGACGGCGGCACGGTGGCGTCGGACCGCATCGCTCCGCCCAGCCCCAGCTTCGCCGGCGACCTGCCGGACGGCGCACTGCGGAGCGCCCTGGACGATCTGAGCCGGGGCGGTTTCCTGCACCCGGTGGCTGCGTTCTCGGTGCAGGAGATCACGACCGTCCTGCGCGACGACCAGGGCAAGATCCGCTGCCGCCTCAGGCTCACCCGGGCGGCGGAATCGGACCGTGCCGAGGCGGACCTCTGCGTGCTCGCCCTCAAGGGCTACGAGGCCGACGCCCAGCGGGTCGCCGACCATATCGAGCTGGACCTCGGATGGCAGCCGGCGCCCCGACCGGCCCTGGCCCGCCTGGTCTCTCGAACCGCGCCCGTCCCCGGCCGTCCCGGCGCCGACCTTCGGGCCGACGACCCGGCGGGCCCGGTGATGCGCGAGATCCTGTCCGCCGAACTCGACGTGCTGGAGGACCGCCTGCCAGGCGTCATCGCCGACCGCCACCCGGATTATCTGCACCAGTTCCGGGTCGCGGTGCGCCGCACCCGCTCCGCCCTGTCGCAGCTCTCTCATGCCATCGCCCTGGAGGGCCGCGCCGAGGCCGTGGAGGGATTCCGCTGGCTCGGCCAGGTGACGAGCCCGCAGCGCGATCTGGATGTGCAGCTTCAGGACCTGGCCGACCGCCGGGCCCAGACACCCGGCGACCCGTCGGCGCTGGCGCCGCTGGAGCGCCATCTGCAGCGGCTCAAGACGGCGTCCCACCGCGATCTCGTCCTCACCCTGTCGGGCGCGCGCTTCCAGACCCTGATCGCGCGGTGGCGCGACAGCCTGAGCCCGTCCAGCGCCAACTGGACGGCCACGGAGCCCCTGCGCGCGCCCTTCGCCGAGACCGTCTCGGCCCGCGGCGCGACACTGCTGCGCAAGGTCCTGCGCGACGGAAGGCGGATCGGCCCGGACAGCGAGGCGGAACGGCTGCACGACCTGCGCAAACGCATGAAGAAGCTGCGCTACGTCGCCGAGTTCCTGGCCGAGGTGCTGCCGCGCGAGAAGACCAAGCCGGCGATCAAGGCGCTGAAGGGACTACAGGAGGTGCTCGGCCGGGTGCAGGACCGCGAGGTGCAGGTCGAGGCGCTGCACGGCTACGGCCGCGATCTCGCCGGCCGCAAGGGCGTCTCGGCCGAGACGCTGATGGCGATCGGCGCCTGGAGCGAGGAACTCGACCGCGACCGTCGCGAGGCGCGGGCGGAATTCGCCGACGCGTTCCGGACATTCTCGGCGCCCGACACGCAAGCGCTGTTCGCGACGCTGTTCGACGGTCACACTGGCCCGGACGCTTTCGGCGGCGGCAAATCCCACAAACGCGCCCGCAAGGAGGGGTGA
- a CDS encoding FAD-binding oxidoreductase, with the protein MTTPASAQTPSKSASPKRIIVVGAGIVGVSTGLILQREGHSVTLVDPAAPGTGTSFGNAGSIAIGSVYPTGSPGNWKQVPKMLLNPASPLNIRPSYLPKMLPWLMQFLAASTPKRVEEISHSLRAISKDGLVAHKKLIALSGAHDIVRPVGWMKVYSSQQSYDRTKDERETMLRRGVKFDELTSDDIRQLEPGLNRKFTHGYNQPENAFVSQSIKLTEAYFAKFRELGGTWVSEKVRRFETGPGGVEKVVTDRAMYPCDAVVIAAGARSHELCAMLGRKVPLDTERGYHLNLNVTEGPELRRPTVIGDYGFVLAPMQDGLRLTTGAEFAGVDAPPDFRRVYRMLPYAEEALPGLKYEVTREWLGFRPSTPDSVPVIGRSPDQANVYYGFGHSHIGLTLAARTGELIADQIAGRDPGIDMAPYRIERF; encoded by the coding sequence GTGACCACGCCTGCTTCCGCCCAGACCCCCTCCAAGTCCGCGTCGCCCAAACGCATCATCGTCGTCGGCGCCGGCATCGTCGGCGTGTCCACCGGGCTGATCCTCCAGCGCGAGGGCCATTCGGTGACGCTGGTCGACCCGGCCGCGCCGGGGACCGGCACCTCCTTCGGCAATGCCGGCTCCATCGCCATCGGCAGCGTCTATCCCACGGGCAGCCCCGGCAACTGGAAGCAGGTGCCGAAGATGCTGCTGAACCCGGCCTCGCCGCTCAACATCCGGCCGTCCTACCTGCCGAAGATGCTGCCCTGGCTGATGCAGTTCCTGGCCGCCAGCACGCCGAAGCGGGTGGAGGAGATCTCCCATTCCCTGCGGGCGATCTCCAAGGACGGGCTCGTCGCCCACAAGAAGCTGATCGCGCTGTCCGGCGCCCATGACATCGTGCGGCCGGTCGGCTGGATGAAGGTCTATTCCAGCCAGCAGAGCTACGATCGCACCAAGGACGAGCGCGAGACCATGCTCCGGCGCGGGGTGAAGTTCGACGAGTTGACCAGCGACGATATCCGCCAGCTCGAGCCGGGCCTGAACCGCAAGTTCACCCATGGCTACAACCAGCCGGAAAACGCCTTCGTCAGCCAGTCGATCAAGCTGACCGAAGCCTATTTCGCCAAGTTCAGGGAGCTCGGCGGGACCTGGGTGTCGGAGAAGGTGCGCCGCTTCGAGACCGGGCCGGGCGGGGTGGAGAAGGTGGTCACCGACCGGGCGATGTATCCCTGCGACGCGGTGGTGATCGCCGCCGGGGCGCGCAGCCACGAGCTCTGCGCCATGCTCGGGCGCAAGGTGCCGCTGGACACCGAGCGCGGCTATCACCTGAACCTGAACGTCACCGAGGGCCCGGAGCTGCGCCGTCCCACGGTGATCGGCGATTACGGCTTCGTGCTCGCGCCGATGCAGGACGGGCTGCGGCTGACCACGGGAGCCGAGTTCGCCGGGGTGGACGCGCCGCCGGACTTCCGCCGGGTCTACCGCATGCTGCCCTATGCCGAGGAGGCGCTGCCGGGGCTGAAATACGAGGTGACGCGGGAGTGGCTCGGCTTCCGCCCCTCGACCCCGGACAGCGTGCCGGTGATCGGCCGCTCGCCGGACCAGGCCAACGTGTATTACGGCTTCGGCCACAGCCATATCGGTCTGACCCTGGCGGCGCGCACGGGCGAGCTGATCGCCGACCAGATCGCCGGCCGCGATCCCGGCATCGACATGGCGCCGTATCGGATCGAGCGGTTTTGA
- a CDS encoding 3-hydroxyacyl-CoA dehydrogenase NAD-binding domain-containing protein yields the protein MAAYKPFEEVRRIAVLGTGTIGASWTAYFLARGYDVTAWDPADGWKDRLQAFVDNARPQLKAIGTAVDPEGTLTMVDDPATAVSDADFVQENAPERAPIKLDLYRRIDNAVPAQTVVATSTSGLILSDLQHGIGFAERLVVGHPFNPPHLIPLVEVVLGKATDRAAAEWAHGFYGHIGKHAIYVNKEVPGHLANRLQAALWREAVNAVADGLASVEDVNAAIAQGPGLRLALMGPHMVFNLTGGKGGYAAMLEQFGPPIEGWWKDMQKTPTLTPELKTKLIEGIKHEMGDRTIDDLEAQRDERLIALLKMLKETAA from the coding sequence ATGGCCGCATATAAGCCGTTCGAGGAGGTCAGGCGGATTGCCGTCCTCGGGACCGGAACCATCGGCGCGAGCTGGACGGCCTACTTCCTGGCGCGCGGCTACGACGTGACCGCATGGGACCCGGCGGACGGCTGGAAGGACCGGCTGCAGGCCTTCGTCGACAACGCCCGCCCGCAGCTCAAGGCCATCGGCACGGCGGTCGATCCGGAAGGCACGCTGACCATGGTCGACGATCCGGCGACGGCGGTTTCCGACGCCGATTTCGTGCAGGAGAACGCGCCGGAACGTGCCCCCATAAAGCTCGACCTCTATCGCCGCATCGACAATGCGGTGCCGGCCCAGACGGTGGTGGCAACCTCGACGTCGGGCCTCATTCTCTCCGATCTTCAGCACGGCATCGGGTTCGCCGAACGGCTCGTGGTCGGCCACCCGTTCAACCCGCCGCACCTGATCCCGCTGGTGGAAGTCGTGCTCGGCAAGGCGACCGACCGGGCGGCGGCGGAATGGGCGCACGGCTTCTACGGCCATATCGGCAAGCACGCGATCTACGTGAACAAGGAAGTGCCCGGCCATCTGGCCAACCGCCTCCAGGCGGCCCTGTGGCGCGAGGCGGTGAACGCCGTCGCCGACGGGCTCGCCAGCGTCGAGGACGTCAACGCCGCCATCGCCCAGGGCCCCGGCCTGCGCCTCGCCCTGATGGGCCCGCACATGGTCTTCAACCTGACCGGCGGCAAGGGCGGCTACGCGGCCATGCTGGAGCAGTTCGGCCCGCCCATCGAGGGCTGGTGGAAGGACATGCAGAAGACGCCCACCCTGACGCCCGAGCTGAAGACCAAGCTCATCGAGGGCATCAAGCACGAGATGGGCGACCGCACGATCGACGACCTGGAGGCGCAGCGCGACGAACGGCTGATCGCGCTGCTGAAGATGTTGAAGGAGACCGCCGCGTGA
- a CDS encoding nuclear transport factor 2 family protein, with translation MSDGLSGEILGLERRLLDPAIRRDRAAVDALLDPDFTEIGQSGRLWDRAEVLVALSAAPGFDGPRTVTDVVLLEVGPGVVLLTYRIVETGTRRSSLWRLGRIGWCLLFHQGTPEG, from the coding sequence TTGAGCGACGGCCTGAGCGGGGAAATTCTGGGTCTGGAGAGACGGCTGCTCGATCCCGCCATCCGGCGCGATCGGGCGGCTGTGGACGCGCTGCTGGATCCGGACTTCACCGAGATCGGTCAGTCGGGCCGCCTATGGGATCGTGCGGAGGTTCTCGTGGCGTTGTCCGCGGCCCCAGGTTTCGACGGGCCTCGCACGGTGACCGACGTCGTGCTGCTTGAGGTGGGGCCGGGCGTTGTGCTGCTGACCTACCGGATTGTCGAAACGGGGACGCGCCGAAGTTCGCTCTGGCGCCTGGGTAGGATTGGCTGGTGCCTGCTGTTCCACCAGGGGACGCCGGAGGGTTAA
- a CDS encoding alkaline phosphatase family protein: MSLRPNVLLITLDQFRGDCLSALGHPNVRTPHLDALAGDGVLFTDHWAQCAPCSPGRASLLTGLYQMNHRVLRNGTPLDRRHPTVATEARKVGYDPVLFGYTDQTADPRTISPTSPRMRTYEGFAPDFAVHTPLGEDGALWRQWLAARGIDLGDELSRIWRPNGGDLPPAGAHAEPPAFGADETETAFLTGRVIEHLRERNGGSESGADPWFLHVSHLRPHPPFVVPAPYNTMVSPADVSLPVRAPSRADQAAMHPYLRYALERTALSSFVYEAPGLVADLDDDAVRAIRAVYYGMIAEVDAQVGRLMAFLKESRAYDDTLIVVTSDHGELLGDHRLFGKLGWFDGAYRIPLIVKPAGSPVFGRVDVITEAVDVAPTILQAIGVARPPAMNGRSLLPFLHGEMPDTWRNAAHWEFDFRETASGEAERALALPLDSCQLTTIRDDRYKYVHFSGLPPLLFDLGRDPHELDNRADDGDYRDIRAMYAERMLSWRAVHQDRTLTGWDLTAPGGPLHRSPDRGQW; the protein is encoded by the coding sequence ATGAGCCTCCGCCCCAACGTTCTGCTGATCACGCTGGACCAGTTCAGGGGCGACTGCCTCTCCGCGCTCGGCCATCCCAATGTCCGCACGCCGCATCTGGACGCGCTGGCCGGCGACGGGGTGCTGTTCACCGATCACTGGGCCCAGTGCGCCCCGTGCTCGCCCGGACGGGCCTCGCTGCTGACGGGCCTGTACCAGATGAACCACCGGGTGCTGCGCAACGGCACCCCACTCGACCGCCGCCATCCAACGGTCGCCACAGAAGCGCGCAAGGTCGGCTACGACCCGGTGCTGTTCGGCTACACCGATCAGACCGCCGATCCCCGCACGATCTCGCCGACCAGCCCGCGCATGCGCACATACGAGGGCTTCGCCCCCGACTTCGCCGTGCACACGCCGCTGGGCGAGGATGGGGCGCTCTGGCGGCAGTGGCTGGCGGCGCGGGGCATCGACCTCGGCGATGAGCTCTCCCGGATCTGGCGGCCCAATGGCGGCGACCTGCCCCCCGCCGGCGCCCATGCGGAGCCGCCGGCCTTCGGCGCCGACGAGACTGAGACCGCCTTCCTCACCGGCCGGGTGATCGAGCATCTGCGCGAGCGGAACGGCGGTTCGGAAAGCGGGGCCGATCCCTGGTTCCTGCATGTCAGCCACCTGCGCCCGCACCCGCCCTTCGTGGTGCCGGCCCCCTACAACACGATGGTGTCGCCCGCCGACGTTTCCCTGCCGGTGCGCGCGCCGAGCCGGGCGGATCAGGCGGCGATGCATCCCTATCTGCGCTACGCCCTGGAGCGTACCGCCCTTTCCAGCTTCGTCTACGAGGCGCCGGGCCTGGTCGCCGACCTGGACGACGACGCGGTGCGCGCCATCCGGGCGGTGTATTACGGCATGATCGCCGAGGTCGACGCCCAGGTCGGCCGGCTGATGGCCTTCCTGAAGGAGAGCCGCGCCTATGACGACACGCTGATCGTCGTCACCAGCGACCATGGCGAGCTGCTGGGCGACCATCGCCTGTTCGGCAAGCTCGGCTGGTTCGACGGCGCCTACCGCATCCCGCTGATCGTCAAGCCGGCCGGCTCGCCGGTCTTCGGCCGTGTGGACGTCATCACCGAGGCGGTGGACGTGGCGCCGACCATCCTGCAGGCCATCGGCGTGGCCCGGCCGCCGGCGATGAACGGCCGCTCCCTGCTGCCCTTCCTGCACGGAGAGATGCCCGACACCTGGCGCAACGCCGCCCATTGGGAGTTCGATTTCCGCGAGACCGCCAGCGGCGAGGCGGAACGGGCGCTGGCCCTGCCGCTGGATTCCTGCCAGCTCACCACGATCCGCGACGACCGCTACAAATACGTCCACTTCTCCGGCCTGCCGCCGCTGCTCTTCGATCTCGGACGCGACCCGCACGAACTCGACAATCGGGCCGACGACGGGGACTATCGGGATATCCGGGCGATGTATGCCGAGCGTATGCTGTCCTGGCGGGCGGTCCATCAGGACCGCACCCTGACCGGCTGGGACCTGACCGCCCCCGGCGGACCGCTGCACCGCTCCCCCGACCGGGGGCAGTGGTAA
- a CDS encoding N-formylglutamate amidohydrolase, which yields MADSEIPGVVRRTDPVGEPAPLVFDSPHTGLLFPDDFKPTIPMDTCERVADWFVEELFGACTKHGAILVEALFRRAYIDPNRDTADLDLSMVEGDWPDRVDVTEKTRRGASLIWKVIDGETAIYGGKLPASLVRTRIDTYWRPYHAALEQALDETYGRFGRVYHVDCHSMPEWGDARWGDEGQRRADFIVGTRDGTTAGAAFTELVVESLRSSGYSVGVNDKFKGVELIQRYSDPSKGRESLQIEVNRGIYMDEAAITRNERFAGTKAAITRMIEELEAFARKG from the coding sequence ATGGCGGACAGTGAAATCCCGGGCGTTGTCCGGCGTACCGACCCGGTCGGCGAGCCGGCCCCTCTGGTCTTCGACAGCCCCCATACCGGGCTGCTGTTTCCCGACGATTTCAAGCCGACCATCCCGATGGACACCTGCGAGCGGGTCGCCGACTGGTTCGTGGAGGAGCTGTTCGGCGCCTGCACGAAGCATGGGGCGATCCTCGTCGAGGCCCTGTTCCGCCGCGCCTATATCGACCCGAACCGGGACACCGCCGATCTCGACCTCTCCATGGTGGAAGGCGACTGGCCGGATCGGGTGGACGTGACCGAGAAGACCAGGCGCGGCGCCTCGCTGATCTGGAAGGTGATCGACGGCGAGACCGCGATCTATGGCGGCAAGCTGCCGGCCTCGCTGGTGCGCACCCGGATCGACACCTACTGGCGGCCCTACCACGCCGCGCTGGAGCAGGCGCTGGACGAGACCTACGGCCGGTTCGGCCGGGTCTACCATGTGGACTGCCACTCCATGCCGGAATGGGGCGACGCGCGTTGGGGCGACGAGGGCCAGCGCCGGGCCGACTTCATCGTCGGCACCCGCGACGGCACCACCGCCGGTGCGGCCTTCACCGAGCTGGTGGTCGAGAGCTTGCGGTCGTCCGGCTATTCGGTCGGGGTGAACGACAAGTTCAAGGGCGTGGAACTGATCCAACGCTATTCCGACCCGTCCAAGGGCCGGGAGTCGCTGCAGATCGAGGTCAACCGCGGCATCTACATGGACGAGGCCGCCATCACCCGCAACGAGCGCTTCGCCGGCACCAAGGCGGCGATCACCCGCATGATCGAGGAACTGGAAGCCTTCGCCCGCAAGGGGTGA